GCGCCCAGTCCGCGGACAAGCTCTTCGTCAGCCTCGGCACGATCCACGACCGGATGGGCGAGGCCGCGGACGGCTCGAACCAGCTCGTCGACGGCGCCCACCAGCTCGACGACGGCATCACGCAGCAGCTCGCCCCCGGCGTCGACGAACTGCAGTCGAAGGTCGGCACCGAGCTCGCCCCGGGCGCCCGGCAGCTCGCCGACGGAGTCAACGACCAGCTCGCCCCGGGCGCGCAGGAGCTCCGGGACCAGGTCGGCGGCACCCTCGCCCCCGGCGTGACGGAGCTCCACGACAAGGTGCACGGCCAGCTCGCCCCCGGCGTCACGGAACTGAACTCGAAGGTGACCGGCGAGCTCGCCCCGGGCGTCCGGGAGCTCCACGACAAGGTGCACGGTCAGCTCGCCCCCGGCGCGCAGCAGCTCGCCGACGGCAACCGTGAACTCCAGCAGAAGCTCGGCCCGGTGCTGGACAACCCGCTGGCCATGCAGATCCCGGCGGTGCGGGACCTCGTCGACGGGATCAACCAGCTGGCGGACGGCTCCGCCCAGCTCAACGCGGGCATCCAGAACGACCTCGCCGACGGCGTGGACCGCCTCGACCAGGGTGTCAACGGGGACCTCGTCGCCGGCGTCCGGCAGCTCGACCAGGGCGTCAACGGCGACCTCGTCGACGGCGTGGACCGGCTGGACCAGGGCGTCAACGGTCAGCTCGTCCCGGGTGTGGACCGGCTGGCGGACGGCATCACCGGGGAGCTCCAGCCGGGGGCGAACCGGCTCGCCGACGGGATCGAGGGGCAGCTCGTGCCCGGCATCGCGAAGCTCCGCGACGGCACCACGCAGCTCCGCGACGGCAGCGGCCGGCTGCTCGCGGGCACGACGACGCTCCGCGACGGCATCACCGAGGGCCGCGACCAGGTCCCCGCGTTCACGGAGCAGACGGCGCAGGCCAACGGGGACGTCGTCGGGTCCCCGGTGGACCTCCGGGAGAACTGGCTCCACAAGCAGATGAGCTACGGCGAGGGCGTCGCCCCGTACTTCCTCCCGCTCGCGTTGTTCATCGGCGGCATCTTCATCTGGCAGGCCCTCCGGCCGATCAACCGGCGGCATTTCGCCGCCCCGGTCAGCGCGACGAAGGCGGTGCTGCACAGTTTCCGGCCGGCGATGCTGCTCTGCGTCGTCCAGGTCGCGGTGCTCGTCGGCGTGCTCCTCGCGGTGTCCGGCCTGTCGGTGTCCGCGCTCCTGCCGTGGCTCGGCGTGACGCTCCTCGCGGCGTTCTCCTTCGCGGCGTTCCAGCAGGCGGCGGCGGTGGTCGCGGGGGACGCCCCGGGCCGGTTCGTGTCCATCGTCTACCTCATCCTCAACCTGGCGACGGCCGGGGGGACGTACCCGTCGGCGACGTTGCCGTCGCCGCTGAAGGAGCTGGGCCCGTTGCTGCCCTTCTACCACGTCGGTGCGGCGATGCGGGAGACGTTGACGGGCGGCGTCGGGCAGGGCTACTGGATCGCCGTCGGGTACCTGCTGCTGCTCACGCTCGGCAGTCTCGCCGTGAGTGTCGTCGCGGCGGCGTGGCGGCGGGTCTACACCGTCGGGTCGTTGCACCCGGCGATCAGGATCGGGTGACCGGCCGTGGGTACACCGTCACCGATCCTCGACCTGTTCCTCCGGGTCTCGACGGACCACGGGATCGGCACCGACCCGGCGACGCGGGCGGAGGAGCTGCTCGCCGCGTGCGACTTCAGCACCCGTGACCGCATCATCGTCGGCGCGATCTCGGCGTTCCTCGACGGCGGGGTCGCGGACACGCCGGTGGAGGAGATCGCCCGGCGGGCGGGCGTGGGCAAGGGTTCGGTGTTCTACACCTTCGGGTCGCGGGACCGGCTCGTCGAGGTGGTGCTCATGACGCTCGTCGACGTCGTGTCCGCCCGGGTCGCCGAGGTCCGCGCCGCGGCGCGCGGCTGGGAGGCCCTGGAGGCCGTGGTCCGGTCGTCGGTCGAGCTCGTCGTCCACAACCCGCGGATCGCCCACACGGTGTTCGCGGAGCTCACCCGCCCGGACCGGAAGTGGCGGGCGGCGCTCGACCACGCCCGGGGGCAGCTGTTCCGGCCGGTGGAGGAGATTCTCGACGAGGTCGCCGCCGGGGGTGCGGCCGCCGGTGACGGTGGCGGTGCCGGGGGGTCGACGGGACGGGGTGCGCGGTCGGCCGTCGCCGCGGCGGTCATCGGGGGTGTGGTCGTCGTCGGGATGGACCTCGCCCTCGGGGCGGGCGACGTTACCGACACGGCCGGGGACACCGCCGACACAGCCGCCGCCGCGGACCGGACCGTCGACCGCGTGTGCGCGGACATCATGATGGTGTTCGCCGGGATCCGGCCGTAGGATTCCCCCATGCGTTCCGTGACCCATGTCCTCGTCACCGGTGGGGCCGGCTTCATCGGCTCGAACTTCGTCCACCGCACCCTCGCCACGCGGCCGGACGTGCACGTCACGGTCCTGGACGCGATGACGTACGCGGCGAACCCGGCGAACCTCCGCACGGACGACGGCACCGCGCTCGTCGACGCCCACCCGGGGCGGGTCGCGGTCGTCGTCGGGTCGGTGACGGACCCGGTGGTCGTCGGCCGGACGGTCGGGGACGTCGCCGACGCCGCGCGGCAGGCGGGCGGAGGGGCGGCCGTCGTCCACTTCGCCGCGGAGTCCCACAACGACAACTCCCTCTCCGACCCGCTCGCCTTCGTGCGGACGAACGTCGAGGGCACGGTCGTCGTCGCGGGGGAGTGCGTGCGCCACGGCGTGCACCTGCACCACGTGTCGACGGACGAGGTCTTCGGCGACCTGCCCCTCGACCCCGCCGAGGGTGACGGGCCCTTCACGACCGCCACCCCGTACGCGCCGTCGTCGAGCTACTCGGCCTCGAAGGCGGCGAGCGACCACTTCGTCCGCGCGTTCGTCCGCAGCCACGGGCTCGCGGCGACGCTGTCGAACTGCTCGAACAACTACGGGCCGCGCCAGCACCCGGAGAAGTTCATCCCGCGGCAGGTCACGGGCCTCATCGAGGGGGAGCTGCCCCGGGTGTACGGCACGGGCGGCAACGTCCGGGACTGGATCCACGTCGACGACCACAACGACGCCGTGTGGACGATCCTCGGGGAGGGCGAGGTGGGGCGCACGTACCTCGTCGGCGCGCGCGGGGAGCGGAGCAACGTCGACGTCGTCGGGGACGTCCTCGAGCTGTTCGGGAGGGGTCGCGACGACTTCGTCCGCGTGACCGACCGGCCGGGCCACGACCGGCGGTACGCGATCGACCCGACGTCGACGGAGGAGCTGGGGTGGCGTCCGCGCCACACCTTCGCCGGGGGGCTGCGGGACACGGTGGAGTGGTACCGCGCGCACCCGGGGTGGTGGCGGGAGGCCCGGCGGGCCGCCGAGGAGCGCTACCGGCGGACGGAACGCCCGCTGGGCTGAGGGCTGTGGCCGGCCTGTGGCCGGCCTGAGGGGGGCGGGGGCGGTGGCCGGCGGTCTGTGGGGGACCGGGGCGTCACCCCGCGCCCGGCCTGGGGCCCGCCTGTGGGGGACCGGCGCCCGGCGGGCGTCACGCCTCCCGGGGCTCAGAGCTCCCGGTCGGCGAGGGTGCGCGGCGTGAGCGCCAGCGCGGTCATCGAGATGACGCACATGACCATGATGTAGATGCCGACGGACCAGCTCACGCCGGTGCGGCTGAGCAGGAGCTCGGCGATCATCGGGGCGAACGCGCCACCGAGGATCGAGCCCAGCGCGTACGCGAGGGAGACCCCGGAGTAGCGGACGCTCCGGTCGAACATCTCGGCGTACAGCGCGGACTGCGGGCCGTAGCTGAGGGACAGGCCCGGGATGAACAGCAGGACCGCCAGGCCGAACATCCAGATCGACCGCGTGTCGATGAGCAGCCACACCGGCACGGCGAGGACGAGCAGGATCGCGTAGCCGACGAGGAAGGTCTGCACCCGGCCGTGGCGGTCGCTCACGGCGCCGCTCCACAGCGTCGTCATCCCCCAGGCGACGGAGCCGACGATGATGCAGAGGAAGATCGACTCCTGGGACATGCCGAGCGACTTCGTCGCGTACGTGCCCATGAAGGAGATGATCATGTAGCCGGCGGCGTTGTTCGCGGCGAAGATGAGCGCCGCCTTGAGGACGGTGCGGAGGTGCTTCGTGAGCAGCAGGGACATCGGGGCGCTCGACTCGCGCGAGCGCTCCCGGATCTCCTCGAACACGGGGGACTCGCTCACCCGGCGGCGGATGAAGATGCCGACGATGATGAGCGCGAAGCTGAGGATGAAGGGCACGCGCCACGCCCACTGCTGGTAGCCGTCCCGGCCGAACAGGAGGTTGAGGATGAGCAGCACGCCGGTGGCGACGCCGAGGCCGATGGGCACCCCGAGCTGCGGGAAGGACCCGAAGTAGCCGCGCCGCGACCGGGGGGCGTGCTCGACGGAGAGC
The sequence above is drawn from the Corynebacterium bovis DSM 20582 = CIP 54.80 genome and encodes:
- a CDS encoding YhgE/Pip domain-containing protein, which produces MDKVKGLTPHRGILGYNSEIRRFRAYPAMLVVVVLIPLFYGGMFLWSFWNPTENIDHMKVALVNEDRPAAAQDGTPIDAGTQFVDKLVNTPSVDWERVSAQEAAKGVEDGTYFASLTVPADFSRSVATVATDHPVKAPLDVQYNDANGGTAGTILESVMQRVHATLSQTIGAQSADKLFVSLGTIHDRMGEAADGSNQLVDGAHQLDDGITQQLAPGVDELQSKVGTELAPGARQLADGVNDQLAPGAQELRDQVGGTLAPGVTELHDKVHGQLAPGVTELNSKVTGELAPGVRELHDKVHGQLAPGAQQLADGNRELQQKLGPVLDNPLAMQIPAVRDLVDGINQLADGSAQLNAGIQNDLADGVDRLDQGVNGDLVAGVRQLDQGVNGDLVDGVDRLDQGVNGQLVPGVDRLADGITGELQPGANRLADGIEGQLVPGIAKLRDGTTQLRDGSGRLLAGTTTLRDGITEGRDQVPAFTEQTAQANGDVVGSPVDLRENWLHKQMSYGEGVAPYFLPLALFIGGIFIWQALRPINRRHFAAPVSATKAVLHSFRPAMLLCVVQVAVLVGVLLAVSGLSVSALLPWLGVTLLAAFSFAAFQQAAAVVAGDAPGRFVSIVYLILNLATAGGTYPSATLPSPLKELGPLLPFYHVGAAMRETLTGGVGQGYWIAVGYLLLLTLGSLAVSVVAAAWRRVYTVGSLHPAIRIG
- a CDS encoding TetR/AcrR family transcriptional regulator, translating into MGTPSPILDLFLRVSTDHGIGTDPATRAEELLAACDFSTRDRIIVGAISAFLDGGVADTPVEEIARRAGVGKGSVFYTFGSRDRLVEVVLMTLVDVVSARVAEVRAAARGWEALEAVVRSSVELVVHNPRIAHTVFAELTRPDRKWRAALDHARGQLFRPVEEILDEVAAGGAAAGDGGGAGGSTGRGARSAVAAAVIGGVVVVGMDLALGAGDVTDTAGDTADTAAAADRTVDRVCADIMMVFAGIRP
- the rfbB gene encoding dTDP-glucose 4,6-dehydratase → MRSVTHVLVTGGAGFIGSNFVHRTLATRPDVHVTVLDAMTYAANPANLRTDDGTALVDAHPGRVAVVVGSVTDPVVVGRTVGDVADAARQAGGGAAVVHFAAESHNDNSLSDPLAFVRTNVEGTVVVAGECVRHGVHLHHVSTDEVFGDLPLDPAEGDGPFTTATPYAPSSSYSASKAASDHFVRAFVRSHGLAATLSNCSNNYGPRQHPEKFIPRQVTGLIEGELPRVYGTGGNVRDWIHVDDHNDAVWTILGEGEVGRTYLVGARGERSNVDVVGDVLELFGRGRDDFVRVTDRPGHDRRYAIDPTSTEELGWRPRHTFAGGLRDTVEWYRAHPGWWREARRAAEERYRRTERPLG
- a CDS encoding MFS transporter, whose protein sequence is MHTTPSDDHTERPTPVGATAPPASPAQDTAVRSGVTDPQERRRILGATLVGTTIEWYDFFIYAQAAGLVFATQFFRPLGEDNASLAQIVSWASLGISFLFRPLGAAIAGHLGDRYGRKVVLAMTLILMGTATALIGVLPTYSTIGAAAPVLLIVLRIVQGFSAGGEWGGAALLSVEHAPRSRRGYFGSFPQLGVPIGLGVATGVLLILNLLFGRDGYQQWAWRVPFILSFALIIVGIFIRRRVSESPVFEEIRERSRESSAPMSLLLTKHLRTVLKAALIFAANNAAGYMIISFMGTYATKSLGMSQESIFLCIIVGSVAWGMTTLWSGAVSDRHGRVQTFLVGYAILLVLAVPVWLLIDTRSIWMFGLAVLLFIPGLSLSYGPQSALYAEMFDRSVRYSGVSLAYALGSILGGAFAPMIAELLLSRTGVSWSVGIYIMVMCVISMTALALTPRTLADREL